From Acinetobacter suaedae, one genomic window encodes:
- a CDS encoding SGNH/GDSL hydrolase family protein has translation MWLKLSTIVLLPVLVIQGIIVRKRTPLLPEPQGDREGFVGEGKSLSLLILGDSAAAGVGVETQKEALSGAIISELKSDYMLKWRLHARTGHTTQQVCKAISEISQCDYDVIVTSMGVNDITKLTSIESWIKQQKQLFTQIQNRFQPKLVIVSGVPPMQYFPALPQPLAWLFGKYVNHMNKTLQQWLASQEKFRFIPYDIEVFKALDLPMAEDGFHPSREIYAIWGKQVADLVRQKFNP, from the coding sequence ATGTGGTTGAAGTTATCAACTATTGTCTTATTACCTGTTTTGGTTATTCAAGGCATCATCGTACGTAAACGAACGCCACTATTACCTGAACCGCAAGGTGATAGAGAAGGGTTTGTAGGTGAAGGAAAATCTCTTTCTTTACTGATATTGGGCGATTCAGCGGCGGCTGGTGTTGGTGTGGAGACGCAGAAAGAAGCGTTATCTGGTGCGATTATTTCTGAACTAAAAAGTGACTATATGTTGAAGTGGAGATTGCATGCTAGAACTGGGCATACAACTCAACAAGTATGTAAGGCTATAAGTGAAATTTCTCAGTGTGATTATGATGTAATTGTAACATCAATGGGTGTTAATGATATCACTAAATTGACCTCTATAGAATCATGGATAAAACAACAAAAACAATTATTTACTCAAATACAAAACCGTTTTCAACCAAAATTGGTTATTGTATCAGGAGTACCACCTATGCAGTATTTTCCAGCATTACCCCAACCATTAGCATGGTTATTTGGAAAATACGTAAATCACATGAATAAGACTTTACAACAGTGGTTAGCTTCACAAGAAAAATTTAGATTTATTCCATACGATATCGAGGTTTTTAAGGCATTAGATTTACCCATGGCAGAAGATGGTTTTCATCCAAGTCGTGAAATATATGCAATTTGGGGAAAACAGGTCGCGGACTTAGTGCGGCAGAAGTTTAACCCTTAA
- a CDS encoding internalin — protein sequence MANKKLLICAAIATGLLLTACVKKEEPKNEEQQSEQPTEMTEAQVTEQQPEPVETIQQFETLETVETEETPAPTVETTREETENTTTEIRRETRPAQQTQSSNTSNNTQASETPRTPTPKPAQTETSTQKAEQPKAPKPSGPSQSEEDAVAAAIAAATPALNN from the coding sequence ATGGCAAATAAAAAACTTTTAATTTGTGCAGCAATCGCCACTGGCCTTTTATTAACAGCCTGTGTGAAAAAAGAAGAACCTAAGAATGAAGAGCAGCAGTCTGAACAACCGACTGAAATGACTGAAGCACAAGTCACAGAACAACAACCTGAGCCTGTGGAAACCATTCAACAGTTTGAAACGCTAGAAACTGTGGAAACAGAAGAGACTCCAGCTCCTACAGTTGAGACAACTAGAGAGGAAACTGAAAACACGACAACAGAGATTCGTCGTGAAACTCGTCCAGCTCAACAAACACAAAGTAGTAATACTTCAAACAATACACAAGCGTCTGAAACGCCTCGTACACCAACACCGAAACCGGCTCAAACAGAAACAAGTACACAAAAAGCTGAACAGCCAAAAGCACCAAAGCCTAGTGGCCCAAGCCAATCTGAAGAAGATGCAGTTGCCGCAGCGATTGCCGCAGCAACACCAGCACTCAACAACTAA
- the kdsA gene encoding 3-deoxy-8-phosphooctulonate synthase — MSQLKPQEVVRLGDIQMANHLPFVLFGGMNVLESKDLAFEIAETYIDICKRLDIPYVFKASFDKANRSSLNSFRGPGLEKGIEWLADIKKQFNVPIITDVHEPYQAAPVAEVADIIQLPAFLSRQTDLVEAMAKTQAIINIKKAQFLAPHEMRHILHKCLEAGNDKLILCERGSAFGYNNLVVDMLGFDIMKEMNVPVFFDVTHALQTPGGRADSAGGRRAQITTLARAGMATGLAGLFLEAHPDPEKAKCDGPCALRLSQLEPFLAQLKELDTLVKGFKKLDTH, encoded by the coding sequence ATGTCACAATTAAAACCACAAGAAGTTGTACGTTTAGGCGATATACAAATGGCAAATCATTTGCCATTTGTATTATTTGGCGGAATGAACGTACTTGAGTCAAAAGATTTAGCATTTGAAATTGCTGAAACTTATATTGATATTTGCAAACGCCTAGATATTCCATACGTGTTCAAAGCGAGCTTTGATAAAGCAAATCGCTCGAGCTTAAACTCTTTCCGTGGACCTGGTTTAGAAAAAGGGATTGAGTGGCTTGCAGACATTAAAAAACAATTTAATGTTCCGATTATTACGGATGTTCACGAGCCATATCAGGCCGCACCTGTTGCTGAAGTTGCCGATATTATTCAGCTACCAGCATTTTTAAGTCGTCAGACTGATCTTGTTGAAGCGATGGCAAAAACTCAAGCCATTATTAATATCAAAAAAGCACAGTTCTTAGCACCACATGAAATGCGCCATATCTTGCATAAGTGCCTAGAAGCTGGAAATGACAAACTCATTCTTTGTGAACGTGGTTCGGCATTTGGTTATAACAATTTAGTTGTAGATATGCTTGGCTTTGACATCATGAAAGAAATGAATGTTCCGGTATTCTTTGATGTAACACATGCATTGCAGACACCTGGTGGTCGAGCTGATTCTGCTGGTGGTCGCCGTGCTCAAATCACCACTTTAGCACGTGCAGGCATGGCAACGGGTTTAGCTGGTTTGTTCTTGGAAGCACATCCTGATCCTGAAAAAGCGAAATGTGATGGTCCATGTGCTTTGCGTTTATCACAGCTTGAGCCATTCTTGGCACAATTAAAAGAATTGGATACTTTAGTTAAAGGATTCAAAAAGTTAGATACACATTAA
- a CDS encoding YheT family hydrolase → MGISTLNKLKVLGSELYDLALGAELPKMYYHPQGKLKDVLDKLPQLKQKYRPTPWLSNTHVHLLYFDVIRKKTVKLEYDRIDQLTMKDGGITAVAWYGFDLPKDIPTVVMMHTITGTPESMRELVKDLHEYTGWRIALCLRRGHAGLPMPVPQISLFGSTSDLKEQLDHIQKLFPKSDLYAVGSSAGTGLLVRYLGEQAENTPFKAAFAMCPGYNTEIGFKNVHPFYSKVMTKKLFKHFIEPYKNIWSRVASLEKVLATTSLEEFEKAYFEMAGFQDYQSYCKAINPIYVFQNIKIPLMILNAEDDPVCSIKNLEPYKDTIKQMENIVVITTKKGSHCGFYESLSVKSWASRLMADFFKNYS, encoded by the coding sequence ATGGGCATATCCACTCTAAATAAACTCAAAGTTTTGGGTTCAGAATTATATGATTTAGCATTAGGCGCTGAACTTCCTAAAATGTATTATCATCCACAGGGAAAACTCAAAGACGTTTTAGACAAGTTACCACAATTAAAACAAAAATATCGTCCAACACCGTGGTTGAGTAATACTCATGTTCATCTTCTATATTTTGATGTCATTAGAAAGAAAACCGTTAAGCTTGAATATGATCGAATTGATCAACTTACTATGAAGGATGGTGGTATCACAGCAGTTGCATGGTACGGTTTTGATCTACCCAAAGATATACCAACAGTTGTGATGATGCATACTATTACTGGTACACCTGAAAGTATGCGTGAACTGGTTAAAGATTTACACGAATATACAGGGTGGCGAATTGCATTATGTTTACGCCGTGGTCATGCCGGGCTACCTATGCCAGTCCCTCAGATTTCGTTATTCGGTTCAACGAGTGACCTTAAAGAACAATTGGATCATATCCAAAAGTTATTTCCTAAATCTGATCTATATGCAGTAGGTTCATCTGCTGGAACTGGTCTGTTGGTTAGGTATCTAGGTGAGCAGGCAGAAAATACGCCTTTTAAGGCTGCATTTGCCATGTGTCCAGGATATAACACTGAGATTGGCTTTAAAAACGTGCATCCTTTTTATAGTAAGGTAATGACGAAAAAGTTATTCAAGCATTTTATTGAGCCATATAAAAATATTTGGAGCCGAGTTGCTTCATTGGAAAAGGTGTTAGCGACAACAAGTTTGGAAGAGTTTGAAAAAGCTTATTTTGAAATGGCTGGTTTTCAGGATTATCAAAGTTATTGCAAAGCGATTAATCCTATTTATGTTTTTCAAAATATCAAAATTCCACTCATGATTTTAAATGCTGAAGATGATCCAGTGTGTTCAATTAAAAACTTGGAGCCGTATAAAGATACGATAAAGCAGATGGAAAATATTGTAGTTATTACAACTAAAAAAGGCAGCCACTGTGGTTTTTATGAAAGTTTAAGTGTTAAATCATGGGCTTCACGTTTAATGGCTGATTTTTTTAAGAACTATTCATAA
- a CDS encoding nuclear transport factor 2 family protein yields the protein MTLEIIKQSLEKWHQMIQTGDMSHLNELLADDVVFRSPVAYKPYEGKHVVFFILTNVIQVFENFTYHREFYTEDGKNVVLEFSANVSNKALKGIDMIRFNEHGKIIDFEVMIRPMSGLAALAEQMGARFAQYQSN from the coding sequence ATGACACTTGAGATAATAAAACAGTCGCTAGAAAAATGGCATCAAATGATACAAACAGGCGATATGTCTCATTTAAATGAGCTGTTGGCTGATGACGTAGTTTTTCGATCACCAGTAGCTTATAAACCTTATGAGGGCAAACACGTGGTGTTTTTTATCCTGACCAATGTGATACAGGTTTTTGAAAACTTTACTTACCATCGAGAGTTCTATACCGAAGATGGTAAAAATGTGGTGCTTGAATTTAGTGCCAATGTCAGTAATAAAGCATTAAAGGGGATCGATATGATTCGTTTTAATGAGCATGGGAAAATTATTGATTTTGAAGTAATGATTCGTCCTATGAGTGGGCTGGCTGCCTTGGCTGAGCAAATGGGTGCACGATTTGCCCAGTATCAGTCGAATTAA
- a CDS encoding CTP synthase, with product MTHFIFVTGGVVSSLGKGISAASVAALLEARGLKVTMVKMDPYINVDPGTMSPFQHGEVFVTEDGAETDLDLGYYERFLRRAKMTKLNNFTSGRVYQDVLNKERRGDYLGGTVQVIPHITDNIKERVLRAGEGYDVAIVEIGGTVGDIESLPFMESVRQLMVELGHKRTMLMHLTLLPYIKSAAELKTKPTQHSVKELLSIGIQPDILICRTEYDVDVDTKRKIALFTNVEARAVVVCKDAKTIYQIPRTFYEQNVDDLICERFGFNDLPEANLEDWDNVVEALLNPEYTVRVAMVGKYVELPDAYKSVNEALLHAGIQNRVKVQIDYVNAEELEQQDINILSTADAILVPGGFGERGTEGKMKAIQYARENNVPFLGICLGMQLAVIEYARHVAGMPDASSTEFNRSTKYPLIGLITEWLDERGELQQRSLESDLGGTMRLGAQKSELVEGTKTREVYGKAEITERHRHRYEMNNRFIEAIEEAGMKISGYSSAQHLVETVEIPEHPWFIAVQFHPEFTSSPRDGHPLFASFIDAAKQQHQNSK from the coding sequence ATGACCCATTTTATTTTTGTCACTGGTGGTGTGGTTTCATCACTAGGTAAAGGTATTTCTGCTGCTTCTGTTGCTGCACTTTTGGAAGCTCGTGGCTTAAAAGTCACTATGGTAAAAATGGATCCATATATCAATGTCGATCCAGGTACCATGAGTCCATTTCAACATGGTGAAGTTTTTGTTACAGAGGATGGTGCTGAAACTGACTTAGATTTGGGATATTACGAACGTTTCTTACGTCGTGCAAAAATGACCAAGTTAAATAACTTTACTAGTGGTCGTGTTTATCAGGACGTTCTGAATAAAGAGCGTCGTGGCGACTATTTAGGTGGTACAGTTCAAGTTATCCCTCATATCACAGACAATATTAAAGAACGTGTACTACGCGCAGGCGAAGGTTATGACGTTGCGATTGTTGAGATCGGTGGTACGGTTGGTGATATCGAATCACTTCCATTTATGGAATCAGTACGTCAGTTGATGGTTGAGCTTGGCCATAAGCGCACGATGTTAATGCATTTAACACTGTTACCTTATATTAAATCAGCTGCTGAACTTAAAACCAAACCTACACAGCATTCAGTTAAAGAACTTCTTTCAATTGGTATTCAACCAGATATTTTAATCTGCCGTACTGAATATGATGTTGATGTTGATACAAAACGTAAAATTGCATTGTTTACGAATGTAGAAGCTCGTGCAGTTGTTGTCTGTAAAGATGCAAAAACAATTTACCAAATTCCACGTACGTTCTATGAACAAAACGTTGATGATTTAATTTGTGAGCGTTTTGGTTTCAATGATCTTCCAGAAGCAAACCTTGAAGATTGGGATAATGTAGTTGAAGCATTACTAAACCCTGAATATACAGTTCGTGTTGCGATGGTTGGTAAGTATGTTGAATTACCAGATGCGTATAAATCTGTAAACGAAGCATTATTACATGCCGGTATTCAAAATCGTGTCAAAGTTCAAATTGACTATGTAAATGCTGAAGAGCTTGAACAGCAAGACATTAATATTTTAAGTACTGCCGACGCAATTCTAGTTCCAGGTGGTTTTGGTGAGCGTGGTACTGAAGGGAAGATGAAGGCCATTCAATATGCGCGTGAGAACAATGTTCCTTTCTTAGGTATTTGTTTAGGTATGCAATTGGCAGTAATTGAATATGCTCGTCATGTTGCTGGTATGCCTGATGCAAGTTCAACAGAATTTAATCGTTCAACAAAATATCCACTTATTGGTTTAATTACTGAATGGTTAGATGAGCGCGGTGAATTACAACAACGCAGTCTTGAATCTGATTTGGGTGGCACGATGCGTTTAGGTGCGCAAAAATCTGAATTGGTTGAAGGTACTAAGACTCGCGAAGTTTACGGTAAAGCAGAAATCACTGAGCGCCATCGCCATCGTTATGAAATGAATAACCGTTTTATCGAGGCGATTGAAGAAGCGGGTATGAAGATTTCTGGTTATTCTTCAGCACAACATTTAGTTGAAACTGTAGAAATTCCTGAACATCCTTGGTTTATTGCTGTACAATTCCATCCAGAATTTACAAGTTCACCACGTGATGGACATCCATTATTTGCTAGTTTTATCGATGCTGCAAAACAACAGCATCAAAATAGTAAGTAA